The Nocardia terpenica nucleotide sequence CTGTTGTCGGGCGGGGCCATGCCGGTGACCGGGGCCGCGCCCGGCGGCATGGGTTTCACCGCGGACACCGCCGGGCTCGCGGGCACGGCGACATCCGCACCGCATCCGGCCACCAGCAACCCGGCCAGCAGCACCGCCGTGCGCGGCAGACGCGCGCTCCTCACAGGAACTCCTTCAGTCGCGGCCACACCCCGACCACCACCGCGGCGGCCGCGAACACCATCAGCACCAGTGTGCCCGCGTCGGACCCGAACCAGACATCGCCCGCGTCCCCGATCTGCCGCCGCAGCTGTACGCGATTGTGGTCGAGGCTGTCGCGCAGCGTGGTGTCGAGCCCGGCGAACAGGTGCGCCGAGGAATCGGGGGCCGGGCCGATGGCCTGGTTCACCGCGTCGCGGTAGTTCGCGATGGTGTAGCTGTCGATCTGCTTGCGATGCCCGGCCGACCATTGCGAGAACTGCTGCCGCGCCGGACTATCCGGTCCGGACACATTCGCCAGCTCGTCGCGCAGCTGGCCGGTCTTGGCCTCGAAGTCGCGCTCGGTGGCCTGGATGTCGCCGCGCAGAATCAGCTCCAGGGTCTCGTCGGTGCGCGCCTGCTGCGCCAGTATCCGCGCCTGTGCCAGGTTTTCGCTGCGCGCCGTGGGGCCCGACCAGCCGGTGTCGACCGCGCCGTGCGCGGCGGCGGTCGCGGCCACGATCCACAGCAGCGCCAGCACCGCCGCGCCCGCCCCGGCCACGATGCCGAGATTGAATCGGCGATTGGTGCGCCGCACCAGGATCCGGGACGCCCAGACCGCGCCGACCAGCACCACCAGCAGCGTGGCCAGGGCGAACCAGGGCGGTCCGGTGATGGCCCGCTGGTCCGCGCGCACCGCGGCCAGCCGCTGCCCGGTGAGCTCGGCGGCATGGGGCAGCAGCGAATTCTGCATCAGCCCGGACGCCTCGCGCAGGTACGCGGAACCGACCGGGAAGCCTTGCCGGTTGTTCGCTCGCGCCGATTCCACCAGGCCGGTGTAGACCGGCAGATCGGCGGCGACCAGGGCGACGATGTCGCGGGTCCGGGCATCGGTCGCGCCCGCGGTGGCGGTGGCCAGCGCGTCGGCGGCGTCGGCCAGCGATTGCTGGTATTGCGCTCGGACTTCCGGCGATTCGATGCCGCCGGACAGGAATGCGGTGGCCGCGGCCGCATCCGCCGCCGACAGGGCGACATACAGGCGTTGCGCGGCGTATGCCAGTGGCTCCGAACGCTGTAGCGCGGCGTCGCGTCGAGTGGTCTTGCCGCCCAGTTCGTTCGCGCTCACCAGGCCCGAGATCAGGCACAGCACAACGGCGGCGAGGGCCATGGCCACGATCAGGCCCGGCGTGGTCGCGGCGAACCGTCGCGACCAGTGCGCGCCGCGCCGGGCTGCCGCGGGTATGCGAAGTCCCACTCCCTCCCCCTCCTCCTGTGCCGCCGGAGTCTCGAACGCGATCGTACGGGAGGGGAATTGGGTACGCCGGTCGATCGCGATCGAATTGCAACCCCTAGCGCCTGCGGCGAAATCGAGACCGAAAGGGTAGGTGTTCGCGATCAATTCGGCCCGCTCCGCGGGCGACCGAGCGTAGAGTACCCACCTGCTGCCTTCCCCGAGTCCACGACAGCGGCTCGATCCTGTTCTATCCGACTGCACCTGGGTGAAAAGAATGCCCTTTCTCGACCGCCGTGAAGCCGGCCGAAGACTTGTCGCACGCCTGCGGGCTTTTCGGGGCCCGGACACGATCGTGCTCGGATTACCGCGCGGCGGGGTCCCGGTGGCCTTCGAGGTGGCCGTCGCGCTCGGTGCGCCGCTGGATGTCGCGGTGGTGCAGAAGTTGTCCGTTCCCGGGCGGCCGCGCCTGGTGTACGGGGCGATAGCGGAGTCCGGGGTGCGCGTGGTCGGCGAGGACCTGGCTTTACTGCGCGCGTTCATCACACCGGCCGAGCGGGCGCGGGTGGAGCGCGATGCGCGAGAGGCGGTGCTGCGCAAGACGGCTCGCTTCCGCCACGGCCGCGCCCCGCTGACCATCACCGGCCGACTCACGATCCTCGTCGACGACGGCGTGACCACCGGCGCCACCGCCCGCGCCGCCTGCGCCCTGGCCCGAGCCCGCGGCGCCGCCCGCGTGGTCTACGCCGTCCCCGTGGGCTCCTGCCGCCCCATCCGGGAACTGGCGTCCTGCGCCGACAATGTCGTCTGCCTGGAAACCCCGGCCCTGTTCCACACCCTCGGCCAGTGGTACCGCACCTTCGACCCGGTCACCGAGGAAACGGTCTGCGACCTCCTCACCCGAGCCACCAACCTCCGCCGGAACCAAACCACCCAACCGATCCGCATCCGCTGACCGGGCGTGTGAGGGCACTCCGGGCACCTACATGCCCAAGCCTCTGCCCCAGCGCAGCATTACCCACGGTCCGGGCGCATCCATGGTCCCGGCGCGCTTTCCCCAAGGTCCCAGCCCGCTTTCCCCAAGGACCCAGCGCGCTTCCCCATGGACCCAGCGCGCTCCCCCAACGTCTCAGCGCGCTCCCCCCAAGGTCCCAGCGCGCTCCCCCCAAGGTCCCAGCGCGCTCCCCCAACGTCTCAGCGCGCTCCCCCCAAGGTCCCAGCGCGCTCCCCCATGGACCAGCGCACTCCCCCAACGTCCCAGCGCACCCCCCAAGGTCCCAGCGCGCTCCCCCAACGTCTCAGCGCGCTTCCCCATGGACCCAGCGCACTCCCCCATGGACCCGGCGCGCTCCTACCCATGGTCCCGGCGCGCTTCCCCCAAGGTCCCGGCGCGCTTTTGGCCGGGACCTAGACATAACCCAACACCTGTCTTACATTCGAGACATGAGCACCAATATGTCTCACAAGCCCCGTTTCGAGCTCCGATCGGGTGAGACATGGCGGGACCCCTGGTCCATGTATGCGGCGCTGCGGGAGCACGATCCGGTGCATCATGTGGTTCCGGCGGGGCGGGCGGATGCGGATTACTACGTGCTGTCGCGGTATGTCGATGTGTACGATGCGGTGCGGGATGCCGAAACCTTTTCTTCCGCACAGGGTTTGACCGTCGACTACAACAATCTCAGCGAGATCGGGCTGGGGGCGGATCGGCCGTTCGTGTTCACCGATCCGCCGGATCACACCGGATTCCGGCGGCGGGTGGCCAAGGGCTTCACGCCGCGGCAGGTGCGGGAGATCAGCCCGGCCGTACGGGAATTCGTGGTCGAGCGGATCGAGCGGCTGCGGGCGGAGGGCGGCGGCGATATCTCGGCCGAGTTGTTCAAGCCGCTGCCGACGATGGTGGTCGCGCACTATCTCGGTGTGCCGGAAGCGGATCGGTCGAAGTTCGACGAGTGGAGCGAGGCGATCGTGGCGGCCTCGGCGGCGGGGGGCGTCCTGACCGCGCAGGCCGCCGTCACCGAGCTGATGCAGTACTTCACGGCGCTGATCGAACGCCGCCGCAAGGCGCCCGGCGACGATACGGTCTCGCTGCTGGTGGCCTCCGGGCTCGGCGCCGACGGCGATGTCTCGGGCATTCTGCGAATCCTCGGCTTCGCCTTCACCATGATCACCGGCGGCAACGACACCACCACCGGAAACCTCGGGGGCGCAGTGCAATTGCTGACCCTTTACCCGGAGCAGCGGCGGCGGCTGATCGACGACCCCGGCCTGATGCCGGGCGCGGTGGACGAATTCCTGCGGCTCACCTCGCCCGTGCAGGGCCTGGCGCGCACCACGACTCGCGATGTCGAGATCGAGGGCGTCACCATCCCGGCGGGCAGGCGGGTACTGCTGCTGTACGCGTCGGCCAATCGCGATGAGCGCGAATATGGTTCGGACGCAGCGGAACTCGACGTCACCCGACAGCCGCGGAACATTCTCACCTTCGGCAACGGCAACCACCACTGCCTCGGCGCGGCCGCCGCGCGCATGCAGGCCGCCATCGCGCTGCGGGAACTACTCGCCCGCTGCCCCGATTTCACCGTCGACATCGACGCGGTCCGCTACACCGACGGCAACTATGTGCGCTGGCCGGTGTCGGTCCCCTTCCGGGCGGCCGCGTGAGCAGCGACGACTGGCTGGGCGATCCGCGCTCGCTGCGGGCGGCCGAACGCATCCTCGACGCCGCGGCCGCCCTGTTCGCCGAGCGCGGCGTGGCCGCCACCCAAATGGCCGATATCGCCAGGGCCGCAGGCTGTTCGCGCGCCACCCTCTACCGCTATTTCGACAGCCGCCGCGCCGTACAACTGGCCTTCGTCCACCGCGAGGCCCGCCGCCTCGCCACCACCCTCACCGCCGACCTGCGCACCATCCCCGACCCCACCGCCCGCATAGTCGAGGGCGTCCTGGCCAGCCTCCGCGCCGTCCGCGCCGACCCCCTCCTCATAGCCTGGTTCCGCCCCGCCGACGCAGGCATCACCCTCGAACTCGCCCAGACCTCCGAGGTAATCGAATCCATCGCAACATCCCTGTTCGCCACCGAACCGCCCGCCGCCCAACCAGATAACGCCCTCACCGCCCGCTGGCTCACCCGCATCATCGTCTCTCTGCTCACCGTCCCCGGCCACGACGACAACGAGGAGCGCCTCTTCCTGGAACGCTTCGTGGCCCCACTCATCACCGGCACCCGAGCCTGACGTCCGAGGGTCCACTTGCGCGGCCTCGGACGGACCACCAGGGTGGTCCCATGGATTCGCTCATCATGTCTGCTCGGGATATCGAATTTCTGCTCTACGAGTGGCTGGATGTGGGCAGGCTGGTGGGGCGGGATCGGTATCGGGAGCATTCGCGGGAGACCTTTGATCAGGTGTTGGAGCTCAGCCGGGGGTTGGTGGCCAAGTATTTTGCTCCGCACAATCGGGCGGGTGATCTGGCCGAGCCGACCTTCGATGGGGAGAAGGTGCATGTTCTGCCCGAGGTGAAGCGGGCATTGGAGGCGTTTGCCGAGGCGGGGTTGATCGGGGCGGCGATGGATGCGCGGGTCGGCGGGATGCAACTGCCGTATTCGGTTTTCACCGCCTGTATGGCGTGGTTCCATGCCGCGAACGCGGCTACCGCCAGCTATGCCATGCTGTCGATCGGGAATGCGAATCTTGTTGCCGCGCATGGTAGTCCGGAACAGATCGAGCGGTTCGCGGTGCCGATCGTGCAGGGGCGCTACTTCGGCACCATGGCGCTGTCGGAGCCGCAGGCCGGGTCGAATCTGGCCGATATCACCACCCGGGCGGTCCCGCAGCCGGATGGCAGCTATCGCGTTTTCGGGCGGAAGATGTGGATCTCCGGCGGCGACCACGAACTCGCCGAGAACATCGTGCATCTGGTGCTGGCTCGGATCCCGGGCGCGCCGGAGGGCACCCGCGGGATCTCGCTGTTCATCGTGCCCAAGTATCTCGACGGCACGCCCGCCGAACGCAACGATGTGGTGCTGGCGGGCATCAATCACAAGATGGGCTGGCGCGGCACCGTCAATACCGCGCCGGTGTTCGGCGACGGCGCGTTCCGACCCGGCGGGGAGCCGGGCGCGGTCGGCTACCTGGTCGGCGAGCCGAATCGTGGCCTGTCGTACATGTTTCGGATGATGAACGAGGCCCGCCTCGGCGTCGGCCTCGTCGCGACCGCGCTCGGCTACACCGGCTACCTGAAGTCGCTGTCCTACGCGCGCAGCCGCCCACAGGGCCGCCCGATCACCGCCAAGGGCCGGGGCCCACAGGTGCCGATCGTGATGCATTCCGATGTGCGTCGAATGCTGTTGGCGCAGAAGGCGTATGCGGAGGGCGCGCTGGCGCTGCAACTGTACTGCGCCACCCTGGTCGACGAACAGCGCAGCGCCGCAGACGAATCCGAGCTCCGTCGCGCCGAGCTGCTGCTGCGCGTGCTCACCCCGATCGCCAAGAGCTGGCCGAGCCAGTGGTGCCTGGCCGCCAACGATCTCGCCATTCAGGTGCACGGCGGGGCCGGATACACCCGCGACTACGACGTCGAGCAGCACTACCGCGACAACCGGCTCAACCAGATTCATGAAGGCACGCATGGCATTCAGGGCCTGGACCTGCTCGGCCGTGCGGTCACCGCGGAGAACGGCGCGGCGCTCGCGCTGCTGTTGGAGACCATCGGCGCGACGGTCGCGGCGGCGACGGCTAGCGGCGATGCGGAGCTCGTGGAGTTCGCGGCGGCGTTGGGGGCGGCCTGTTCCCGCGTCGCCGCCACCACCGCCGCGCTCTGGGAGGATATGAATCCCGAAGTGGCGCTGGCCAATTCGTCCGTCTATCTGGAGGCGGTCGGGCATGTGACGGTGGCTTGGATTTGGCTGTCGCAGGCCGTCGTTGCGAGCGGTCCCGGCCAAAAGCATGCCGGGACCATGGATGGGGAGAAACACGTCGGGACCACGAATCGGGAGAAACACGTCGGGACCACGAATCGGGAGAAACACACCGGGACCATGGATCGGGAGAAACATGCCGGGGCCATGGATGGGGAGAAACACGCCGGGAACACGAACGTGGATGCGTTTTACGCGGGCAAGCGCGCCGCCGCCCGATATTTCTTCCGATGGGAACTACCCCGCACCGCACCGCTTTTCGATCTTCTCGATGCGCTGGATCGGACCACGATCGACCTCGAGGAGAGCTGGCTGTAGGGCGACCGGTCGGTCGGTGTGATCCGGCGCGGCGTTGCCATGGGGGCGATACAGTAGTAACCAATCACAGTTTCCAGGCAACGGTGCCGCATTCCCTCACACACCCCGGGCGTCACGCCCACCCGGTTAGGCGGAGCCGATGGATCTTCTCAACCCGATCGATGCGATCTTCCTCGCGACCGAATCCCGCGAGCACCCAATGCATGTCGGTGGTTTGCAGGTCTTCGAACCACCGACGGATGCCGGGCCCGGATTCGTTGCGTCGCTGTACGAGGAGCTGATGGCGACCACCGATGTGCAGAGCCGCTTCCGACGATGCCAGCGCCGAATCCTCGGTAACTTCTCGAGCGTGGTCTGGTCGCACGCCGCGGAGGTCGATCTCGGGTATCACGTGCGCCGGTGCGCGCTGCCCGCGCCGGGCGGCCCCACCGAACTGCTCGATCTGGTCGGCCGCCTGCACTCCACGCTGCTGGACCGGCATCGGCCGCTGTGGGAGGGCCGGGTCATCGAGGGCCTGTCGGGTGATCGGTTCGCGGTGTACGTCAAGGTGCATCACGCGCTCATGGACGGGGTCTCGGCGCTGCGGCTGCTGCAGCGCACCCTCACCGACGACCCCTACGCCACCCGGCTGCGGGCGCCGTGGACGATCGGCCGCCCCGAGCCCGAGCCCGACGACACCGCGGGCAATCCGTGGGATCAGCTGCGAAAGGCCCTGCCGCGCTTGACAACCGGCGTCGGCGGGGCGGCGACCGCGGTGCGCGCGCTCACCGACGGACGGCTGGAACTGCCGCTGTCCGCGCCGCCGACCATGTTCAATGTGCCGATCGGCGGGGCCCGCAGCGTCGCGGTCGGGTCGTGGCCGCTCGACCGCATCCACGCCGTGCGCCGCGCCACCGGCACGACGGTCAACGACGTGGTGCTCGCGCTGTCGTCGGCCGCGCTGCGCGCCTACCTGCTGGAGCGAAACGCGTTGCCGGACAAGCCGTTGGTCGCCATGGTCCCGGTGAACGTGCGCCGCGCGACCGAGACCGACTCCGACGGCAATATGGTGGCGGCGCTGCTGTGCAACCTGGGTACCGACATCGCCGATCCGGCGCAACGCCTGGAGACGATCAGCGCCTCCATGCTCGCCGCCAAGCAGGTGTACGCCCAGCTGCCGCCGCTGGAGGCGGTGGCGCTGTCGGCGCTGCTCATGTCGCCGATCGGCCTGACGCTGGTACCCGGTTTCCAGGCATTGCCGCGCATGCCGTTCAACCTCGTCATCTCCAATGTGCCCGGCCCGAGCAAGCCGGTGTATCTGCAGGGCGCGCGCCTGGACCGCAACTACCCGCTGTCCATCCCGTTCGACGGCCAGGCCATGAACATCACCGTCACCAGCACCGCCGACACCCTCGATTTCGGCCTGGTCGGCTGCCGCCGCTCGGTCCCGCGCCTGTCCAGCATGATCGACCACCTCGACACCGCCCTGACCGATCTGGAGAACGCCACCCGCTGACCGCGTTCCGGCTCCCCGGTACTGTCGCCTTCGCCGACGGATCGACATGGAAGGGAGCCGGCCACGGTACACGCGGACTGGCCGCACCTGCGGGAACGGTGCCGGATCGAGGAGGACGACGCCATCCTCGCCCTCGACAAACCCGCGGGAATCTCGGTGACCGGCGAACGCCACGACACCGACCTCGTCGAACTGGCCGCCGAACACGGCGAGACCCTCTACCCGGTCCACCGCATCGACAAGGTCACCTCGGGCCTGATCCTGCTGGCCAAGGACCTGCCCGCGCACGGCACCCTCACCCGGCAGTTCAACAAGCGCACCGCGGACAAGTGGTACCTGGCCGTCACCGCCACCACCGACCTCCCCGATCGCGGCATCATCGACCTCCCCCTGAGCGTCGGCCGCAAGAACCGAGTCCGCATCGCGGCCCCCCGCGAGGCCATCACCCGCACCGGCGACACCTGGTCCGTCGCCGACCGAGACCTGTTGGCGGGCAAGAACTATCCCTCCCGCACCGATTTCACCACCCTCCTCCGCACCGACACCCACACGGTCCTCGCCGTCCACCCCCGCACCGGCCGCCGCCACCAGATCCGCGTCCACCTGGCCTGGATCGGCCACGCCCTCGCGGGCGACCCCCTGTTCGACAGGTCGGGACCGGACGAGCGCACCCATCTGCACTCGTGGAAGTTGCGATTGGAGGCACCTTGGCGGGAGTCGGGGGTGCTGGATCTGGTGGCTGCGCCGGGGGTGGATTTCTGGACGGTGGGGGGTGGGGTGATTACGGGGGATCCGGAGGAGTTGCTGACGGGGGTGAGGCTGGACGGGTAGGCCCCGGTTCGACAGTCGCATGCGGACTGGCTCATGATCAGACGGAACCGTTCGGGAGTGGGACGCGTCGAATCCAGGTAGAGGGACGTGGGATTGCAGGGAGGATGGCATGACTCTGGGACGTGAGGCCGCGGGCGGGCTGTGGCAGGCGGCGGTCGAGGGCCGATTCAAACTCGAAGACGGTGCCGCTCATGAACTTGCGGGCCACTACGACTGGCTCGCGCAGCAGCTCCAGCACCGACAGGCCGAGGTCGTACGACTGCAGCACCTCGACGGGTTCGGCGGCTTCGATTCCGCCCAAAGCCTGCAACGAGGCTTCGAAAGTAAGGCTACGCAGGCATTCGAGGCATTGAAGGCAGCGGAAGCGTCCGCCTACAAGATGAAGGCGGCGATCCTTCGAGCGGCCAACTTGACAGACGAAGTCGAAGCAGCGAACGCCGCGGCTATCGCTGCGGCGGGCAGGGAGATGGCCTAGTGCGTCGTTATGGACTACCGACCTGCACGGTGCTCGCGATTGCCCTCACCGCATCGGTGAGCGCCTGTGGAACGAACGGGACATCGGAAAGTACGTCGACCACCACCGCCTCGCCGCCATCGGCCACGCAGGTCCGGCCCACCCTTACCGCCTCCAGCCTCCAGCCGCCATCCCAGGATTCCAGCTACACACGTTCCGGCGGCCGCCCGAAGGTCGTCTTCGATCCCTGCACCTGGGTGCCCGACGATGTGATCACGAAGATCGGATTCGATCCATCGACCCGCAAGCGCGGCTCTGACATGATCGCCGAATACTCGTTCCTCACTTGTGATTTCTGGAATTCGAACGACGAGACTCTCCAACTCGACTCCGGCAATATCTCCCTGGACGAGGACAAACAGAAGTACGCCGGAAAGTTCCAGAGCCTGAGCATCAACGGGAGGGATGCGATTCAGGTTCCCCAGAAGACCGAGGCCGACGAGTGCGCCATCGACATGCGAACGAAGTCGGGCTACTTCGGTGTCGACATCATTGTTCACACGCAAGGTCAACTGGCCGGGCTGAAGCCTTGCGACCACATTGTCGAGGCAGCCACGGCACTCGAACCCACAATCGGGAAGGATAACTGACCATGGGGGGAAGCAACTCCGATCCGAACTGGACGTTCCCGTCTCCGGGGCAATTCCTCGGCGCGGTCGCGGCGGGTGACATCACGCTCACGCCGGATGGAGTCACCAAGAGCAAGGCCGCCGCGTCGATGCTGCAGAGTGCCGACAGCGCAGCCAGTTTGGTCAAGGGAGCGGGGGTCGATCCGGATTACATTCCCGGGGGGACCGAGAACTTCTTCGGGATGTCGCTCGACAATATGCGGAAGAATGTCGCCCTCATGATGCCCGGCATCATGCATCAGTCCGCGCAGGCGTGGCAGAAGGTCGGCGACGCGCTCATGTTCAACAATATGGGGCTGTCCGCGAAGGTGAACAAGACGATCGCGGAGAGTTGGGAAGGCGCCACGGCGAACGCCATCGCCGAGGCCACGCGACAGTTCTCCAACGATCTCTCGGACATGCACAACGTCATCCAGAGCGTTCAGAGCCGAATCCAGAGTGCGGCATTCGGAGCCGAGATCGTGAAGATGCAGATACCTGCGACCGACCCCGCCGCTGGCACCGGTTACCTGGCAGGCGTAGTGCAAGGCGTACAGAACCCCGCCCAAGCGGTGGGCCAGGCGAGCGCGGACACCGAGGCTCAGCAGGCCGCCGCGTGGGCGCTGGCGAATCACTACAAACCGACGTATGAACCTGCGGGGCAACAGGTTCCGATGTTCGTCCCGCCCACCGGGCCGAACGGTACCGGCCCGGACGGGATCGGCACGAACGGCCTCGGGGGGAACGGCGGCACGAACGGCGGACATTCGGCAGGAACCTCCGGCGGTTCCGGCGGCGACTCCCCCAGGGACGGAACGCAAGGCGGCAACCAGCAGAATCCCGATCCCTCCGCGACCAATCCGGCCTCCTCCGGCAATTCGCCGGGCGGACAAGGGAGTCAGGCCACCGGCCCGGCCGTCACATCCCCCGCCGGAACCGATTCGACGGCCACGAACCCCGCGGGGGTCGGCTCCGGGGCTGGCACCTCCGGCGGTGGCGCGGGCCGGGGCGGAATCGGCATGCCGGGCTTCGGGGGCATCGGAGGCACCGGTGGCCGTGCCGGTTCCGCTGCGCCCGGGCGCAGCATTGCGGGTGCGCCCGTACCGGCCGCTGCCGCCGGTGGTGCGCTCGCCGGTGCCGCGCGGGCGGCCGGGGCGGGGGCGCCGGGCATGCCGGGGATGGGTGCGCCGGGCGCGAAAGGTAAAGGGGAAGAGGACAAGGAGCGCAAGGGGCGGCCCGAGCTGCTGGTGCACGAGCGGAACAAGCTCGAGCTCATCGGGGAG carries:
- a CDS encoding RluA family pseudouridine synthase; this encodes MLALDKPAGISVTGERHDTDLVELAAEHGETLYPVHRIDKVTSGLILLAKDLPAHGTLTRQFNKRTADKWYLAVTATTDLPDRGIIDLPLSVGRKNRVRIAAPREAITRTGDTWSVADRDLLAGKNYPSRTDFTTLLRTDTHTVLAVHPRTGRRHQIRVHLAWIGHALAGDPLFDRSGPDERTHLHSWKLRLEAPWRESGVLDLVAAPGVDFWTVGGGVITGDPEELLTGVRLDG
- a CDS encoding phosphoribosyltransferase, with amino-acid sequence MPFLDRREAGRRLVARLRAFRGPDTIVLGLPRGGVPVAFEVAVALGAPLDVAVVQKLSVPGRPRLVYGAIAESGVRVVGEDLALLRAFITPAERARVERDAREAVLRKTARFRHGRAPLTITGRLTILVDDGVTTGATARAACALARARGAARVVYAVPVGSCRPIRELASCADNVVCLETPALFHTLGQWYRTFDPVTEETVCDLLTRATNLRRNQTTQPIRIR
- a CDS encoding acyl-CoA dehydrogenase, which produces MDSLIMSARDIEFLLYEWLDVGRLVGRDRYREHSRETFDQVLELSRGLVAKYFAPHNRAGDLAEPTFDGEKVHVLPEVKRALEAFAEAGLIGAAMDARVGGMQLPYSVFTACMAWFHAANAATASYAMLSIGNANLVAAHGSPEQIERFAVPIVQGRYFGTMALSEPQAGSNLADITTRAVPQPDGSYRVFGRKMWISGGDHELAENIVHLVLARIPGAPEGTRGISLFIVPKYLDGTPAERNDVVLAGINHKMGWRGTVNTAPVFGDGAFRPGGEPGAVGYLVGEPNRGLSYMFRMMNEARLGVGLVATALGYTGYLKSLSYARSRPQGRPITAKGRGPQVPIVMHSDVRRMLLAQKAYAEGALALQLYCATLVDEQRSAADESELRRAELLLRVLTPIAKSWPSQWCLAANDLAIQVHGGAGYTRDYDVEQHYRDNRLNQIHEGTHGIQGLDLLGRAVTAENGAALALLLETIGATVAAATASGDAELVEFAAALGAACSRVAATTAALWEDMNPEVALANSSVYLEAVGHVTVAWIWLSQAVVASGPGQKHAGTMDGEKHVGTTNREKHVGTTNREKHTGTMDREKHAGAMDGEKHAGNTNVDAFYAGKRAAARYFFRWELPRTAPLFDLLDALDRTTIDLEESWL
- a CDS encoding WS/DGAT/MGAT family O-acyltransferase, with protein sequence MDLLNPIDAIFLATESREHPMHVGGLQVFEPPTDAGPGFVASLYEELMATTDVQSRFRRCQRRILGNFSSVVWSHAAEVDLGYHVRRCALPAPGGPTELLDLVGRLHSTLLDRHRPLWEGRVIEGLSGDRFAVYVKVHHALMDGVSALRLLQRTLTDDPYATRLRAPWTIGRPEPEPDDTAGNPWDQLRKALPRLTTGVGGAATAVRALTDGRLELPLSAPPTMFNVPIGGARSVAVGSWPLDRIHAVRRATGTTVNDVVLALSSAALRAYLLERNALPDKPLVAMVPVNVRRATETDSDGNMVAALLCNLGTDIADPAQRLETISASMLAAKQVYAQLPPLEAVALSALLMSPIGLTLVPGFQALPRMPFNLVISNVPGPSKPVYLQGARLDRNYPLSIPFDGQAMNITVTSTADTLDFGLVGCRRSVPRLSSMIDHLDTALTDLENATR
- a CDS encoding TetR/AcrR family transcriptional regulator, with amino-acid sequence MSSDDWLGDPRSLRAAERILDAAAALFAERGVAATQMADIARAAGCSRATLYRYFDSRRAVQLAFVHREARRLATTLTADLRTIPDPTARIVEGVLASLRAVRADPLLIAWFRPADAGITLELAQTSEVIESIATSLFATEPPAAQPDNALTARWLTRIIVSLLTVPGHDDNEERLFLERFVAPLITGTRA
- a CDS encoding cytochrome P450, which encodes MSTNMSHKPRFELRSGETWRDPWSMYAALREHDPVHHVVPAGRADADYYVLSRYVDVYDAVRDAETFSSAQGLTVDYNNLSEIGLGADRPFVFTDPPDHTGFRRRVAKGFTPRQVREISPAVREFVVERIERLRAEGGGDISAELFKPLPTMVVAHYLGVPEADRSKFDEWSEAIVAASAAGGVLTAQAAVTELMQYFTALIERRRKAPGDDTVSLLVASGLGADGDVSGILRILGFAFTMITGGNDTTTGNLGGAVQLLTLYPEQRRRLIDDPGLMPGAVDEFLRLTSPVQGLARTTTRDVEIEGVTIPAGRRVLLLYASANRDEREYGSDAAELDVTRQPRNILTFGNGNHHCLGAAAARMQAAIALRELLARCPDFTVDIDAVRYTDGNYVRWPVSVPFRAAA
- a CDS encoding DUF3558 domain-containing protein, producing the protein MLAIALTASVSACGTNGTSESTSTTTASPPSATQVRPTLTASSLQPPSQDSSYTRSGGRPKVVFDPCTWVPDDVITKIGFDPSTRKRGSDMIAEYSFLTCDFWNSNDETLQLDSGNISLDEDKQKYAGKFQSLSINGRDAIQVPQKTEADECAIDMRTKSGYFGVDIIVHTQGQLAGLKPCDHIVEAATALEPTIGKDN